In one window of Opitutaceae bacterium DNA:
- a CDS encoding CopG family transcriptional regulator, translating into MKLLNVEVPDQIAEDITRMIRDGWFHSEHELVRVALIEFLRTRRPELQERFQREDIAWSVAEAKPSDQT; encoded by the coding sequence GTGAAATTGCTCAATGTCGAAGTGCCCGATCAGATTGCCGAGGACATCACCCGCATGATCCGCGATGGCTGGTTTCATTCGGAGCATGAGCTGGTGCGCGTGGCCCTGATTGAGTTTCTCCGCACCCGGCGTCCCGAATTGCAGGAGCGGTTCCAGCGCGAGGATATAGCCTGGTCGGTGGCGGAAGCCAAACCGAGCGATCAAACATGA
- a CDS encoding beta-galactosidase: MPLHQKFLLQFGLVAAASRFSIGAFAVGATDARFPFLIPGDDASPSITNLAALSPQPAGTDGFVRIRDGHFHTDSGRLKIWGVNTTFDANFPSNADAEKVAAHLAKLGVNGVRIHHHDGAPAPRGIWAPRVDGQRKFSPEQVARLDYHLAQLHRHGIYANLNLHVSRSITAEEGYSREGLPHKTRYDKYLLYFEPRAQARLKEFCRDYLLHKNPYRGLRRVDDPAIAMIEITNENAFSRTGPELAAELPEPFRGEFKRLWNDWLARTYRTTAALQQAWSSGGRNALPDAQSIEAHSIEIPTKDSSEAARLDAKRFMIDREEVFFRDMVDFLKKDLGVRVPITTSQITYLSPKVVADTADYADVHAYWQHPRFPNRPWDPEDWVIRNVAMETAPDTAAILARAPWRLLDRPFTFSEWNIPEPNDYAASTVPYAALVASLQDWDGVFFFQYVNDGKKWYGDSISGYFSFNGQPVKLALLTACAQLFRRGDLPPLTDTAAGTFDNMVSPTMAISHRIGIDPQAAQPSRMAAPSDKRLSTPDGRVVWDATKPKEAHVVVNTPATRAAWGFVGNQRLQLGDVEFAVGPVDRNYAVIVLTSMDGRPVGSTTQALLTAVGSASNRDMKWNSARTSVGRNWGTGPAVANGVPLEITLPRPGARVFALDGRGHRLNEVKAADAGKGAHFKLGPDQRTLWYEIAW; this comes from the coding sequence ATGCCCCTTCACCAGAAATTCCTCCTTCAATTCGGCCTTGTCGCTGCCGCCTCCCGATTCTCCATTGGCGCATTTGCCGTCGGAGCCACCGACGCACGGTTCCCCTTCCTCATTCCCGGCGATGACGCTTCGCCATCAATCACCAATCTGGCCGCCCTGTCCCCCCAGCCCGCCGGCACCGATGGATTTGTCCGCATTCGCGACGGCCACTTTCACACCGACTCCGGTCGGCTGAAAATCTGGGGCGTCAACACAACCTTCGACGCAAATTTTCCTTCAAACGCAGATGCGGAAAAAGTCGCCGCGCACCTCGCAAAACTGGGCGTCAACGGCGTGCGCATCCACCACCACGACGGCGCGCCCGCACCGCGCGGCATCTGGGCGCCACGAGTTGACGGACAGCGGAAGTTTTCTCCGGAACAGGTCGCGCGGCTCGACTACCACCTCGCGCAGCTCCATCGCCACGGCATCTACGCCAACCTCAACCTGCATGTCAGCCGCTCCATAACCGCGGAGGAGGGTTACTCGCGCGAAGGCCTTCCCCACAAGACGCGCTACGACAAATACCTGCTCTATTTCGAACCGCGGGCGCAGGCCAGACTCAAGGAGTTTTGCCGCGACTACCTTCTCCACAAGAACCCCTACCGCGGCCTGCGACGCGTCGACGATCCGGCCATCGCAATGATCGAGATCACAAACGAAAACGCCTTCAGCAGAACCGGCCCCGAACTCGCCGCGGAACTGCCCGAACCCTTCCGGGGCGAGTTCAAACGACTGTGGAACGACTGGCTCGCGCGCACCTACCGCACGACTGCTGCGCTGCAACAAGCCTGGAGCAGCGGCGGCCGGAACGCGCTGCCGGATGCCCAGAGCATCGAGGCTCATTCGATCGAGATCCCCACCAAGGACTCGAGCGAGGCGGCCAGGCTCGACGCAAAACGATTCATGATCGACCGCGAGGAGGTGTTCTTCCGCGACATGGTGGACTTCCTGAAAAAAGATCTCGGCGTTCGCGTGCCCATCACCACATCGCAGATCACCTACCTGTCCCCGAAGGTTGTCGCCGACACCGCCGACTATGCCGACGTGCACGCCTACTGGCAGCACCCGCGCTTTCCCAACCGCCCCTGGGACCCCGAGGACTGGGTCATCCGCAATGTCGCCATGGAAACGGCACCCGACACCGCCGCCATCCTCGCCCGCGCCCCCTGGCGGCTGCTCGACCGACCGTTCACGTTTTCGGAATGGAATATTCCCGAACCGAATGATTACGCCGCCAGCACAGTGCCATACGCCGCTCTTGTCGCTTCACTGCAGGACTGGGATGGCGTCTTCTTTTTCCAGTACGTCAACGACGGGAAAAAATGGTACGGCGACAGCATTTCGGGCTACTTCTCGTTCAACGGCCAGCCCGTGAAACTCGCCCTTCTCACCGCATGCGCGCAGCTTTTCCGGCGCGGCGATCTGCCTCCATTGACCGATACCGCTGCCGGCACATTTGACAACATGGTGTCCCCCACGATGGCGATCAGCCACCGCATCGGCATCGACCCGCAAGCGGCCCAACCATCGCGCATGGCTGCGCCCTCAGACAAGCGCCTCTCCACGCCCGACGGACGGGTGGTGTGGGACGCCACGAAGCCGAAGGAAGCACACGTGGTCGTGAACACCCCGGCAACGCGCGCCGCCTGGGGCTTCGTCGGCAACCAGCGCCTCCAGCTCGGCGATGTCGAATTCGCAGTCGGACCCGTTGACCGCAACTACGCCGTCATCGTGCTGACAAGCATGGACGGCAGGCCGGTCGGGAGCACCACTCAGGCGCTGCTGACGGCGGTCGGTTCCGCATCCAACCGCGACATGAAATGGAATTCGGCGCGCACCTCTGTCGGTCGCAACTGGGGCACCGGACCCGCCGTGGCGAACGGCGTCCCCCTCGAAATCACCTTGCCGCGTCCCGGGGCGCGTGTCTTTGCCCTCGACGGGCGAGGACACCGTTTGAATGAGGTAAAAGCCGCAGACGCCGGCAAAGGCGCACATTTCAAGCTTGGCCCCGATCAGCGCACACTCTGGTACGAGATAGCCTGGTAG
- a CDS encoding transposase, with translation MARKTRMEFEGACYHVISRGNYRGWIFKEDGAKQAFEECLAEAVIRAGWVVHGWVVMGNHYHLAVETPRGNLGSGMQWLQTTFSARFNRFRKENGHVFQGRYKAIVVEPGEALGRVCHYIDLNPVRAGVVKLDRLETHVHGSYRRLQDPRQRPVWQQVATALQGAGGLPDTPRGRAAYREYLRWVMDEVKAGREEHYRQLGKGWAIGGEEFINGLRRRFGPGTISERAMGPEARKAWREGQWMAALEALLKKLPAKAKVDQRPSAVWKAVVAAEMKARTEASNAWLAKKLALSTPTYVSKQAGLVRDGKMGPAAIALSARFRSKD, from the coding sequence ATGGCAAGAAAGACGAGAATGGAGTTTGAGGGGGCGTGTTATCACGTGATCAGCCGGGGCAACTACCGTGGGTGGATCTTCAAGGAGGACGGGGCGAAGCAGGCGTTTGAGGAGTGCCTGGCGGAGGCGGTGATCAGGGCGGGATGGGTGGTGCACGGCTGGGTGGTGATGGGGAACCACTATCACCTGGCGGTGGAGACGCCGCGGGGAAATCTGGGGTCGGGAATGCAGTGGCTGCAGACTACGTTTTCAGCGAGATTCAACCGGTTCCGGAAGGAGAACGGACATGTTTTCCAGGGCAGGTACAAGGCGATCGTGGTCGAGCCCGGGGAGGCGTTGGGAAGGGTCTGCCACTACATCGACCTGAATCCCGTGAGAGCGGGAGTGGTGAAGCTCGACCGGCTCGAAACCCATGTTCATGGCAGCTACCGGCGGCTGCAGGACCCGAGGCAAAGGCCGGTGTGGCAGCAGGTGGCGACTGCACTGCAGGGAGCGGGAGGGCTGCCTGACACACCCCGCGGCAGGGCGGCATATCGGGAGTATCTCAGGTGGGTGATGGATGAGGTGAAGGCGGGACGCGAGGAGCACTACCGTCAGTTGGGCAAAGGCTGGGCGATAGGCGGCGAGGAGTTCATCAACGGGCTGCGCCGACGATTTGGGCCGGGGACGATCAGCGAACGAGCGATGGGTCCGGAGGCGAGGAAGGCATGGAGGGAGGGACAGTGGATGGCGGCATTGGAGGCGCTTCTGAAGAAACTGCCAGCCAAGGCCAAGGTTGACCAACGCCCGTCAGCGGTCTGGAAAGCGGTCGTGGCCGCCGAGATGAAGGCGAGGACGGAAGCCAGCAACGCATGGCTTGCCAAAAAACTGGCCTTGTCGACCCCGACCTATGTGAGCAAACAAGCAGGCCTCGTCAGGGACGGAAAGATGGGACCGGCAGCCATTGCGCTTTCAGCAAGGTTTCGAAGTAAGGACTGA
- a CDS encoding ribonucleoside-diphosphate reductase subunit alpha gives MNSTLSHDLALKRTVHTPVDQKPHFAWRDVLAGESLSVPPIVLICPHGEERFDASEVADTLGKSLTNVLLARGEKEIFTASNRAWVVGVVRELLGTLTTEAKRQTPLKLTLNALYELIEKTLVDNNAYDVAKSLLLNRSRKLAIERASAAQSQMRVIRRNHQVVPFVEQKIEIAIRKCFLSLQRDSAPAVAISQAVSTRVQASKQTFIHIEEIQDIVQEELMKSGHFKVAEAYILYRAERAASREQSPDAAPDAQAPAPAQGQETMVVVKRSNGETIFWDGVDLRRRIEFARIGLDLCLTNEEIEAELRRSVFDQISQRDLDATIILNSKTLIERDADFARFAGRIQLSYIYEEVLGWDIVRDGIGALRAFHQRAFRKCIEHGVAIKRLNPRLLDYDLNRLSLALDPSADLEFDFLGIQTIYDRYLIIDKTRKPSRRIETPQFFWMRVAMGLFLDEPSDRESWVTGLYDLYRSRRFCSSTPTLFNSGTLYSQLSSCYLYYVDDSLEGIMYRGIAENAQLSKWAGGLGGSWTAVRGTGAYIGGTNGESQGVIPFLKLHNDQLVAVNQGGKRKGSGCAYLESWHNDIFEFLELRKNTGDDRRRTHDMNTANWVPDLFMKRMEAREPWTLFRSNEVKDLHELYGKKFEEAYIRYEKLAEEGKIFGQKIEALELWKKMLSMLFETGHPWITFKDACNVRSPQDHVGVIHSSNLCTEITLNTSNEETAVCNLGSVILDTHLLPDGSIDHPRLRETIRLAVRALDNVIDINFYPTKAAETSNRRHRPIGLGVMGLAHALYLRGEAFASQQAVEFNDEAMEAIAFHAYEASSDLAAERGRYSSYAGSKWDRGILPQDTLDLLEQERGVSVEVPRGGKLDWSPLREKIARQGMRNSNVLAIAPTATISNITATSPCIEPTYKNLFVKSNLSGEFIVLNPFLVKDLKLRGLWNQEMIDNLKYFDGELHDIETVPADLKEKYLTAFGIDPKWVIDAAARRQKWIDQSQSVNLWMGTPDLKTLSHMYRHAWHTGLKTTYYLRSLSASNIEKATVAAKKEVRIGSIATTAGTSDSNPPSPRHAAPDASPSKADRREYTAEEKTACSLEAMRNGGECEACQ, from the coding sequence ATGAACTCCACGCTCTCCCACGATCTCGCCCTCAAACGCACCGTTCACACCCCCGTCGATCAAAAACCCCATTTTGCCTGGCGCGATGTCCTTGCCGGCGAGTCACTCAGCGTGCCGCCAATCGTCCTGATCTGCCCGCACGGCGAGGAACGCTTCGATGCGAGCGAAGTGGCCGACACGCTCGGCAAATCGCTGACCAACGTCCTTCTCGCCCGGGGCGAAAAGGAAATTTTCACCGCGTCCAACCGCGCCTGGGTCGTCGGCGTTGTGCGCGAGCTGCTGGGCACGCTCACCACGGAGGCCAAGCGGCAGACTCCTCTCAAGCTCACGCTCAATGCGCTGTATGAGCTCATCGAGAAGACACTGGTCGACAACAACGCCTACGACGTAGCAAAGAGCCTCCTCCTGAACCGCAGCCGCAAGCTTGCCATCGAGCGCGCATCCGCCGCGCAGAGCCAGATGCGGGTCATCCGGCGCAATCACCAGGTGGTCCCTTTCGTCGAGCAGAAGATCGAGATCGCGATCCGCAAGTGCTTCCTATCGCTCCAACGCGACTCCGCTCCCGCAGTGGCGATCTCCCAGGCGGTTTCCACCCGGGTCCAGGCCTCAAAGCAGACCTTCATTCACATCGAGGAGATCCAGGACATCGTTCAGGAGGAACTCATGAAGTCAGGTCACTTCAAGGTGGCCGAAGCCTACATCCTCTACCGCGCCGAACGAGCCGCCTCCCGCGAACAATCCCCTGATGCGGCCCCCGACGCTCAGGCACCCGCCCCCGCCCAGGGACAGGAAACCATGGTGGTCGTCAAGCGGTCGAATGGAGAAACCATTTTCTGGGACGGCGTCGACCTGCGCCGGCGCATCGAGTTCGCACGCATCGGCCTCGACCTCTGCCTGACGAACGAAGAGATCGAAGCCGAGCTGCGCCGTTCGGTGTTCGACCAGATTTCGCAACGCGACCTCGATGCCACGATCATCCTGAATTCCAAAACGCTGATCGAACGCGACGCCGATTTCGCCCGGTTCGCCGGACGCATCCAGCTTTCCTACATCTACGAGGAGGTCCTCGGGTGGGACATCGTGCGCGACGGCATCGGCGCGCTGCGCGCGTTTCACCAGCGTGCCTTCCGCAAGTGCATCGAGCATGGTGTCGCCATCAAGCGCCTCAACCCGCGCCTCCTCGACTACGACCTCAACCGCCTCTCGCTCGCCCTCGATCCCTCCGCCGATCTCGAGTTCGACTTCCTCGGCATCCAGACGATCTACGACCGCTACCTGATCATCGACAAAACCCGGAAGCCGTCGCGCCGCATCGAAACGCCGCAGTTCTTCTGGATGCGCGTCGCGATGGGGCTTTTCCTCGACGAGCCCAGCGACCGCGAATCCTGGGTCACCGGACTCTACGATCTCTACCGCAGCCGCCGCTTCTGCAGCTCCACTCCCACGCTCTTCAATTCGGGCACCCTCTACTCGCAGCTCTCGTCCTGCTACCTCTACTACGTGGACGACTCTCTCGAGGGAATCATGTACCGCGGCATCGCCGAGAACGCCCAGCTTTCCAAATGGGCCGGCGGTCTCGGCGGCTCCTGGACAGCGGTGCGCGGCACCGGCGCCTACATCGGCGGCACAAACGGCGAATCCCAGGGCGTCATTCCCTTCCTCAAGCTGCACAACGACCAGCTCGTCGCCGTCAACCAGGGCGGCAAACGCAAGGGCTCCGGCTGCGCCTACCTCGAGTCCTGGCACAACGACATCTTCGAGTTTCTCGAGCTGCGCAAGAACACGGGCGACGACCGTCGCCGCACCCACGACATGAACACCGCCAACTGGGTGCCGGACCTCTTCATGAAGCGCATGGAGGCGCGCGAACCCTGGACGCTTTTTCGCTCCAACGAGGTCAAGGACCTTCACGAGCTCTACGGGAAAAAGTTCGAGGAGGCCTACATCCGCTACGAAAAACTCGCGGAGGAGGGCAAAATTTTCGGCCAGAAAATCGAGGCGCTCGAACTCTGGAAGAAGATGCTCTCGATGCTTTTTGAAACGGGGCATCCGTGGATCACCTTCAAGGACGCCTGCAATGTGCGCTCGCCGCAGGATCATGTCGGGGTGATCCACTCGTCGAACCTCTGCACCGAGATCACCCTCAACACCTCCAACGAGGAAACCGCCGTCTGCAATCTCGGCTCAGTCATCCTTGACACGCATCTCCTCCCCGACGGCTCGATCGATCACCCCCGGCTGCGCGAGACCATCCGCCTAGCCGTGCGTGCGCTCGACAATGTCATCGACATCAATTTCTACCCGACCAAGGCCGCCGAGACCTCAAACCGCCGCCACCGTCCGATCGGCCTCGGCGTGATGGGACTCGCCCACGCGCTCTACCTGCGCGGCGAGGCATTCGCCTCCCAGCAGGCCGTCGAATTCAACGACGAGGCCATGGAGGCGATCGCCTTCCACGCCTACGAGGCCTCCTCCGATCTCGCCGCAGAACGCGGCCGCTACTCCTCCTATGCGGGATCGAAATGGGACCGCGGCATCCTCCCGCAGGACACCCTCGATCTCCTCGAGCAGGAGCGCGGCGTAAGCGTCGAGGTGCCCCGTGGCGGGAAACTCGACTGGAGCCCCCTGCGCGAGAAGATTGCAAGGCAGGGCATGCGCAACAGCAACGTGCTCGCCATCGCGCCCACCGCCACGATCTCCAACATCACCGCCACGTCCCCCTGCATCGAGCCGACCTACAAGAATCTCTTCGTCAAATCCAACCTGTCGGGCGAGTTCATCGTGCTGAATCCCTTCCTCGTGAAGGACCTCAAGCTGCGCGGACTCTGGAACCAGGAGATGATCGACAACCTCAAGTATTTCGACGGCGAACTGCACGACATCGAGACCGTCCCCGCCGACCTCAAGGAGAAATACCTCACCGCCTTCGGCATTGATCCCAAGTGGGTCATCGACGCCGCCGCCCGGCGCCAGAAGTGGATCGACCAGTCCCAGAGTGTGAATCTCTGGATGGGCACGCCCGACCTGAAAACCCTGAGCCACATGTACCGCCATGCCTGGCACACGGGCCTCAAGACCACGTACTACCTCCGCTCGCTCAGCGCCTCCAACATCGAAAAGGCCACCGTCGCCGCAAAGAAGGAAGTGCGCATCGGCTCGATCGCCACGACTGCCGGCACATCGGACTCGAATCCACCGTCCCCCCGCCATGCAGCCCCCGACGCCAGCCCATCCAAGGCCGACAGACGCGAGTACACCGCGGAAGAAAAGACAGCTTGCAGCCTCGAAGCCATGCGCAACGGCGGCGAATGCGAAGCCTGCCAGTGA
- a CDS encoding HlyD family efflux transporter periplasmic adaptor subunit yields the protein MDIARPTQAKAKARRRLLLFGGAALALGLVTFALSRLKPAVPSIERNLVWIGTVERGEMLRQVRGLGTLVPEDIRWIAARTAGRVDRILLRPGARVRPDDVILILANPDAGSAAFEADSLLKAAEAELVNRRVELESGVLAAESDAAQAKAQFEISKLTADVNEQMHAKGLVTSLDLKKSLVTMGQLGIASAIEEKRFRFARDAVPSQLAVKQAEVDRLRALLKVRQDELDALHVKAGMTGVLQLLPVEVGAQVAPGANLARVADPARLKAEIRVAETQAKDILIGQSATIDTRNGLISGRVSRIDPSVQNGTVTVDVTLTGALSQGARPDLSVDGTIELERLPDVINVGRPALGQENSSVTVFKLEPGGDYADRVPVRFGRSSVNKIEIVQGLQPGDRIILSDMSQWETADRVKLK from the coding sequence ATGGACATAGCCCGACCAACTCAAGCCAAGGCGAAGGCCCGCCGCCGTTTGCTCCTGTTCGGCGGCGCCGCGCTCGCGCTTGGGCTCGTCACCTTTGCCCTCTCCCGCCTCAAGCCCGCCGTGCCGTCCATCGAGCGCAACCTCGTGTGGATCGGCACGGTGGAGCGCGGCGAGATGCTCCGTCAAGTGCGTGGCCTCGGCACACTCGTGCCCGAGGACATCCGCTGGATCGCCGCCCGCACGGCCGGCCGCGTGGACCGCATTCTGCTGCGCCCCGGTGCGAGAGTGCGGCCTGACGACGTCATCCTGATCCTCGCCAACCCCGACGCGGGCAGCGCGGCCTTTGAGGCGGATTCCCTGCTCAAGGCCGCCGAGGCCGAACTCGTGAACCGCAGGGTTGAGCTCGAAAGCGGCGTGCTCGCCGCCGAGTCCGACGCGGCCCAAGCCAAGGCCCAATTTGAAATCAGCAAACTCACCGCGGACGTGAACGAACAGATGCATGCCAAGGGCCTCGTCACCTCGCTTGATTTGAAAAAGTCGCTGGTCACCATGGGGCAACTCGGCATCGCCAGCGCCATCGAGGAAAAGCGCTTCCGTTTCGCCCGCGACGCCGTGCCCTCGCAGCTGGCCGTAAAACAGGCCGAGGTGGACCGCCTGCGCGCCCTCTTGAAAGTCCGGCAGGACGAACTCGACGCCCTGCACGTCAAGGCCGGCATGACTGGCGTGCTGCAACTCCTGCCCGTCGAAGTCGGCGCGCAGGTGGCGCCCGGCGCCAACCTCGCGCGCGTGGCCGACCCCGCCCGGCTCAAGGCCGAGATTCGCGTCGCCGAGACCCAGGCCAAGGACATCCTCATAGGTCAGAGCGCCACCATCGACACGCGCAACGGCCTCATCTCAGGCCGCGTCTCCCGCATCGATCCCTCCGTGCAAAACGGCACCGTCACCGTGGATGTCACCCTCACCGGGGCGCTGTCGCAGGGCGCGCGGCCCGACCTTTCCGTTGACGGCACGATCGAACTGGAACGCCTGCCCGACGTGATCAACGTCGGCCGCCCCGCCTTGGGGCAGGAAAACAGCAGCGTCACCGTCTTCAAGCTCGAGCCCGGCGGGGATTACGCCGACCGCGTGCCCGTCCGTTTCGGCCGCAGCTCCGTCAACAAAATCGAAATCGTCCAAGGCCTGCAACCCGGCGACCGCATCATCCTCTCCGACATGTCCCAATGGGAGACCGCCGACCGTGTGAAGCTGAAATAG
- a CDS encoding PadR family transcriptional regulator yields MTREKSDLVYGTLDMLILKALQLEPRHGLGIADRIHQMSEDVLRVEQGSLYPALYRLEAQGWIKAEAGISESNRKARFYKLTASGRRQLEAETEHWSRMTAAIKQVLAQA; encoded by the coding sequence ATGACCAGGGAAAAATCCGATCTCGTTTACGGCACGCTCGACATGCTGATCCTGAAGGCGCTGCAGTTGGAGCCGCGGCACGGGCTGGGCATCGCCGACCGCATCCATCAGATGTCCGAGGATGTCCTGCGCGTGGAGCAGGGCTCGCTCTACCCCGCGCTCTACCGCTTGGAGGCGCAGGGCTGGATCAAGGCGGAGGCGGGCATCTCCGAAAGCAACCGCAAGGCGCGGTTCTACAAGCTGACCGCCTCCGGCCGCCGCCAGCTCGAGGCCGAGACCGAGCACTGGTCGCGCATGACTGCCGCGATAAAGCAGGTGCTGGCGCAGGCGTGA
- a CDS encoding ABC transporter permease gives MKLWRKFIGLFSRNRLEREMADEMQAHLDGLTERNRAAGMSPEEARYAAQRAFGGVEQIKERARDEREWVWLGNLGRDLRFSFRSLRRSPAFSITVILTLALCIGANTAVVSVLYGMILKPLPIPHPEQVVEIYNSRPQTGQLKQRVSAAQYLDYKAHADLLEHVALWDGWMFNIGEYSGADRLVGMLVTADYFAVLGVQPLLGRFFTDEECQPGRDGVVVLTQTYWEKHFHADPTVLGREISLSRRKFTIIGVAPRSLEAVSVAPVLVKPFVWAAEYTTPRYRLAGMGTMYARIKLGVTDGAALAQLQTLEKRFRDEVGDSAFNAYLGQVGQRMGLGQIRAEQTSAIKNGLLLLQGGALLVLLLGCVNVAGLTLARANARRTELAVRQALGAGRMALGQQLITEAVLLAVAGGALGLVLAWAGLRLINTYTAVIVYGSPPVTLDGNILGLTLVVSATVALLIGLLPVLRAWRMPGLHDAGQTGARGSSAGASVRAMSGGLVIAQVALALVLLIGAGLLVRSFAKVVSTNPGFDAAKVIHARVAVDESYVNATDVQTLQRRLLEKMREIPGVESVAYSAAIPGSSNLGATTLPLRDMPPGKESTYPTAIMLGVSPDFLRTLGIRLLEGRNFNEADMLPDAQVALIVDRRFAERYFPGRSAVGRLFSFGQQDQKPEAAPVIVGVAETARFGGLDDRNREPYVYRAMPLGLGGLSLLLRTSRTLEDMLPLIRARVRDLDPELPVYEAQTMQMHLDDAGANRRAVLWLLGVFAGLALLLAATGIYGLLAYDVTQRTREMGIRGAVGATSRQIVALILRQGMAKAGVGMAIGLVVALVMSRVMGSMLYEVRPRDPLVFTSVSLVLLGVALVASWLPARRAARVDPMEALRCE, from the coding sequence ATGAAGCTCTGGCGCAAATTTATCGGATTGTTTTCACGCAACCGGCTCGAACGTGAGATGGCGGACGAGATGCAGGCGCATCTCGACGGGTTGACGGAGCGCAACCGCGCGGCGGGCATGTCGCCTGAGGAGGCGCGTTACGCGGCGCAGCGGGCCTTCGGCGGGGTGGAGCAGATCAAGGAGCGGGCGCGGGATGAGCGGGAGTGGGTGTGGCTCGGGAATCTCGGGCGCGATCTGCGTTTCTCGTTTCGGTCGCTCCGGCGTTCACCCGCCTTCAGCATCACTGTGATCCTGACGCTCGCGCTGTGCATCGGCGCCAACACAGCGGTCGTTTCCGTGTTGTATGGCATGATTCTGAAGCCGCTGCCGATTCCGCACCCGGAGCAGGTTGTGGAAATCTACAATTCCCGGCCGCAAACCGGACAACTGAAGCAGCGGGTCAGCGCGGCGCAATACCTCGACTATAAAGCCCACGCCGATCTTCTCGAGCATGTCGCACTCTGGGACGGCTGGATGTTCAACATCGGGGAATACTCAGGGGCGGATCGTCTGGTCGGAATGCTGGTGACGGCGGACTATTTTGCCGTGCTAGGGGTGCAGCCTTTGTTGGGCCGGTTCTTCACCGACGAGGAGTGCCAGCCCGGCCGGGATGGCGTGGTTGTACTGACACAAACGTATTGGGAGAAGCATTTTCATGCAGACCCAACAGTGCTGGGCCGTGAGATCAGCCTTTCGCGCCGAAAGTTCACGATCATCGGCGTGGCCCCGCGAAGTCTGGAGGCCGTCAGCGTCGCGCCGGTCCTCGTGAAGCCTTTTGTCTGGGCGGCCGAATACACGACACCGCGCTACCGGCTGGCAGGCATGGGCACTATGTATGCCCGGATCAAGCTCGGGGTCACCGACGGCGCCGCCCTGGCGCAGCTCCAGACGCTGGAGAAGCGGTTTCGCGATGAAGTTGGCGATTCTGCGTTTAACGCCTACCTTGGCCAGGTTGGCCAGCGGATGGGGCTTGGTCAGATCAGGGCTGAACAGACCAGCGCGATCAAAAACGGGCTGTTGCTGCTCCAGGGCGGAGCGTTGCTGGTGCTCCTGCTCGGGTGCGTGAACGTTGCCGGTTTGACGCTGGCACGAGCCAATGCGCGCCGGACGGAGCTGGCGGTCCGGCAGGCACTCGGCGCCGGGCGGATGGCCTTGGGACAACAGTTGATCACGGAGGCTGTGCTTCTGGCTGTCGCCGGCGGCGCCCTCGGTCTCGTGCTGGCCTGGGCGGGTCTTCGGTTGATCAATACCTATACTGCGGTGATTGTCTATGGCTCGCCCCCGGTCACACTCGATGGAAACATTCTCGGTCTGACACTGGTGGTTTCGGCCACCGTGGCGCTGTTGATCGGGCTGCTGCCGGTGTTGCGGGCTTGGCGCATGCCCGGGTTGCATGACGCTGGGCAGACGGGCGCTCGCGGGAGCTCCGCCGGCGCGAGTGTCCGAGCGATGAGCGGCGGGTTGGTGATCGCGCAAGTGGCGCTGGCGCTTGTCCTGTTGATTGGAGCGGGTCTGCTTGTGCGCAGTTTTGCCAAGGTGGTCTCCACCAACCCCGGTTTCGATGCGGCGAAGGTCATCCATGCACGCGTGGCCGTTGACGAGTCGTATGTGAATGCGACGGATGTGCAGACGTTGCAGCGGCGGCTGCTGGAAAAAATGAGGGAAATCCCGGGAGTGGAGTCCGTCGCCTATTCGGCCGCCATCCCCGGGAGCAGCAACTTGGGTGCGACCACCCTCCCGTTGCGCGACATGCCCCCAGGCAAAGAGAGCACCTATCCGACCGCCATCATGCTCGGCGTCTCGCCGGATTTTCTTCGGACCCTGGGTATTCGCCTGCTGGAAGGGCGCAATTTCAACGAAGCCGACATGCTGCCGGATGCGCAGGTGGCCTTGATCGTTGATCGCAGATTTGCCGAACGGTATTTCCCGGGACGGAGCGCAGTGGGTCGGTTGTTCAGCTTCGGTCAACAGGATCAGAAACCCGAGGCCGCTCCCGTAATCGTCGGCGTGGCGGAAACCGCCCGGTTCGGCGGGTTGGATGACCGCAATCGGGAACCTTACGTTTATCGAGCCATGCCGTTGGGCTTGGGCGGGCTTTCGCTGCTGCTGCGCACCTCGCGCACACTGGAAGACATGCTTCCTCTCATCCGGGCGCGGGTGCGCGACTTGGATCCCGAGTTGCCGGTTTACGAGGCCCAGACAATGCAGATGCACCTTGACGATGCCGGGGCCAACCGGCGTGCAGTGTTGTGGCTGCTGGGGGTGTTTGCCGGACTCGCATTGCTGCTGGCGGCCACCGGCATTTACGGTCTGCTTGCCTATGATGTGACGCAACGCACGAGGGAGATGGGCATCCGCGGTGCCGTTGGCGCCACATCGCGGCAGATCGTAGCGCTCATTCTACGGCAGGGCATGGCCAAGGCGGGCGTGGGCATGGCGATCGGGCTGGTGGTTGCACTGGTGATGAGCCGGGTGATGGGAAGCATGCTCTACGAGGTGCGTCCGCGCGATCCGCTGGTATTCACATCCGTGTCCCTCGTGCTGTTGGGCGTGGCCTTGGTCGCGAGCTGGCTGCCGGCGCGGCGCGCGGCAAGGGTCGATCCGATGGAGGCGCTGCGGTGCGAGTGA